The genomic region GTCTGAATTGTTCTTGAAGTACAATACTCAAAATCAAGATAACCTTGTGAAAGACTGGTATCAAAACTGAGACTAAAAGCTACACAAGCAAGTAGGGTATTACAAGTTGATTCATGGATCTACGAAAAACAACAGAGCTatctttcagtttttatttcacaaGCAGCtcttcttacagaaaaaaaaatggggagtTTTAGCTGTCTTTCCAGCCACCCAACATTGCATCAAAACCATTTAATTTGCTTAAAAAGAACAGTGTGAAAGCTAGATTTATAAATACACTACTCCAGGTAAACCATTGTATTAGCCCCCAACTTCCCTAGATGAACAGCTTCAAATAATGCAGTCTTTCTGGTAGGTTGAAATTCAATTACTTGAAAGGCACATAACAGAAAAAGGCTCCTGAAATTGTAAACCCAAAGTCCTTGAAGTAATGAAAACATTGCTGTTGCTTCCTGCCTTACCAAGAACTATACTGACAGCTAATTAATTCTTACCAGTAAGGTGAGCATGTTAGGCACAAACTTCTCTTCTCCACATACAACTAtagagaggagcagcagatctCCTTTGTTAActttgagtgaaaaaaaaatttctgagaTTTCTTAGCTTCtaaggaatgggaaaaaagtaGTGTTATGATTTGCATACCTTATGAAGTTGGAGGTTTATAGTTGGTTTTAATTACATGTAGGTGATGACAATAGTATTTGTGGGTCTGCTTTCAGTGTTTTACTTTACTGGAATGTCATGTTAGTATTTTGCAACATATACCACAATAATGACCTGTAAAAATTTATCAGCAACGGGGTTTTTGTGCTTAGGTGTAAAATTTATCAGGTAGGACTAAATCCATTGTTAAAGTTCAGAAAAGGTGGAATGAACAAAACTTTTTAAACGTTATCACATTATGAACTTTCCGAGTCTCCCTCTACAGTACCAGTTTCTAATGCAGAAGTGTTTTATGCTGATTCAAGAAAGCCTCAGAACTACTGAAGAGTTCTGACCTGTAGTAGGCAAATCTATTTCATTTATAATACATAAAAGATGAGGATTTCGTTTTGCAGAAACTATGCTGAGTATGCAACTGAGAATAAAATACTAGCTGATTAAGGTGTTGTTCAAAGACAAActtaaacttttaaaagtagtttaattataaattaaaattgttaGGCTGTAATGAAAAGCATAGTTATCATCCTGAAcgaaaagatttttaaaaatatatgaaattaaGACAATTTCCCTCATGACAAAACCTTGAGATTCTGAAGCACAATTTCTCTTTTACTCGTTAGTTTATCATATCTTTAGTCAGAAAATCTGTTGCTAGCAATTGAGCAAATTGTCAAATACAAAGATTAGCCTGAGACACAATCGGTGAAATTGAAAAGTGGATAGAGAATGGCTAATACAATAAATCTGGCAGATATTTCACATATGAAGATAATACCTTTTAGTATTTTCTATCTCATGAGTACTGGATTTAATTGAGAATAACATCACTTGATACTATCAGTTGTTTTCAATAAATTGGAAAACATCTTCATATTTAAGAATAAGATTTAACCTTTAGGGATTAAGGTGAACATTATGAGTAAAAGCATAGTTCTGCAGCAATGCACGATGGAGAAAGCTGACACCAGCTAGCAATCAGAAtcagcaggccagagaaagaaacaCCTTGGGTACCTGTGTGTCCTCAGCAAACCACAAACTTGTAAAATGCACAAATTTATTCTTAACTAGTGTATCTTTGtaaaatttccccattttaataatttccacAGAAGTAACTTCTTGTTGGGATTTCACTACATATGCAAGGAACAAAATGCTCACAACACATTCCAGTTTACAGTAAGTGCTAGAGAAAAATACCACTGCAATTGCAAATCcattagggattttttttgccagaatttTCTAATTTGTTGCCAGAATTTGTCATTAACTCATGCTTCATATTAATGCCAAAATACAGTGACACTCCAAATACACTGGAGCAATTTGTTAAAAACTGCTTAGATTTGTCAAATCTAAGGTTGAATAACTGACATTTCCCAACTTAAACCTCtaaaacacagaagcaaaacaagTTTAATTCAGCATAATTCTATATGCAAAATTCAAAAATGGCCTCTGACATTGTCTGAAATATAAACTTTCTTTGGCACCAAGGAAGTTTTTGTTTGCTAtgaagtttgtttttctgaggtTAAACCTTGGTCAGCATTTTAGTCATCCCTGATGGTGGTTCAGGATAATCAGCTACTTAAGATTGATGGTTTGAACATCAATCTTAAGCAGCAAAGATCTAACATGGCCCTCCTGAGTTTTTATGTATCAAGATGTTGATATTCCacatatatatgatatataacACATGTATGTATATACTAAACACActacacatatatacacacaccatgtataaataaatatatatatatatttagtgCACCTATGAGGGCCAAAAATCTTTTGCAGCTATTCTTGTCAGTTAAGGTACAAGCACAATGATCAGGATTCAATAACCAAGAACTGGGTATGCCAAAACTAAAATACAGTCTGACACAATAATTGTGCTTTTACTATTTCCTACATTTAATagtgcaaaaaaaccccatcagtagtttactatttaaaatattcctaactctaaaaatatttctgtttgcaatTAGAAAATGCAGTAGCTGTTTTGCAAAAACATGAGGTAAAATACTAAGGCCAAATTATAATGTTAATACTATTTTTTGTGGAACTGAATTATAAAATCAGCAGTTGTTTATACAACTGcaagaaaaaagctttaaaagatCTTTTGCCAGGCATATTGGCAGCATATATGTAGCAAAGATAGTTACTCCACTTGGAGCTCAAGCTGTACAGAAGTCAATGTGTGCTAGTAATTCTCTATGCTGGCTCGTTGGATATAGCACTTTACATTTGGGACACTCGAGAAAACTTTCATCAAGGCAGCTGGAATGTTTCAGGGGAGGACTTCTGTCATATGTGGTCAGCTTCTTGTCAAATACAGCTTGCAAGTCTTCTTGTGATTCCATATGTCCAGATTCCCGGAGTTTCTGGAAAAGGAGGAGCTTCACTGTAAGACTGGGACATGCACACGCTAATCAAACACTgtaggaaaatatattaaaggCTTGATGGCACACAATCCTTGGGTGTGTTACAGCACTAAGGACTGTGCCCTGTTCACCAGCAACAAGTGTGAGTGGAAGCACACTGCATCTTTGTCATGGTGCAACAGATAAAACTGGGTGACACACGGATACAGAGTACAGAGcattccctgctcagcaccctgcctgttctggagctgctgctgcactgctcctgctccgtgcttgctgcagagcaaagcagagcctgcctggcttgcacagggctctgcacctGGGGAAACGGACGTAAGGGATGCAGGGACACTTACTCAGGGTTTGAAACAAGATCCCAAAGCAAGAAGATGTATGTTTTCGCAAAATCCCTGACTGAATTCACCTGTGAGTTGAATATTCAGTACATACCAGGGGTTCCAGACGGGTTATTTTCTCCTTGGCCTTGCGCAGCTCCTTGAGAACATGGTTTAACTCAAGCTTCAGGTTGTGGCGATCAAGCTTCCCGTTCTCTAAGTCTGTGGTACATATCTGGATCTGGCAGCCCAACAAAGTGAAAACTTAAAGTCAAAGTTAGTATGAATTGGGAGGGATATTTcccatttatatatttaaagcCAGTTTTGCTCTGCAATGACATcttaaaatgggattaaaaggaaaatttaaatggaaagcTAAAAATTGCCGTTGCTTTCATTACAGTGAAATTCACACGTCCCCAGTTATTAAAATCTCCCTTAGAAGATGTACAGTTATTTTCATTGGAGGGTGTTTcaatttcaaataaagaaaatacaaaatatggCAATGCAATTATTTCTATATCAAAAATATATTGCTAAACTTTAATTAGGGGATTAGTTTTAGGATGTTTCCTGTGCCTTATCTGAGGCTTTACCTGTTTAATAAGTGATTGTGGAGAAAACAACATCAGGTTTGATCATTCCCTCTTATCAGTACAAGGTTACAGATTTTCCCCCTGACGTCAAAATTTTTGAAAGCATCAAGAGATTATGTACAATTAAATATTCATGCCTAGCATTACTTTATTTGATATACTAATCATTCTTAAATATGAAGTTGGTCTAGAAAGACTCTGTGCCTAACACATTAAATATCAGCATTTTAGCACATAATTGTGTACCTGTTGTTCCAACAAAGCTATTCTTGTGTGTTCTGCCTCCTGTCTGAGCAATGATTTACGAAGAAGCTGCACCTACAAGGCAGATGAACACTTGTAACAAACGGCATCCATATACAATAGTTAATAAGcttaaaaagaattaatttataatGAGATGGAAGCAAATTCTTACATTCCAATGCCAAGAGTAAATGTGTGCCTATTTATGCAAGAACAAAACTCAATTCAAATCACTACTTCCCCAAGGAAAACCCtagtgaaaaattattattgcaCTGAGAAGGAAGAATACAGGATGATGttattgttaaaaaaagaaacaaaaaatggaaGCCTGGTGATTGCCAGGATGCTGACAAAAATATACTCACAAAACCTATGTTTGTCTTTACATGATATgatcttaaaaacaaacaatgcgatttttttaaaataagagaacAAGTTTAAGAGAAAGTACTACATTATGATTAAGTAAATACATACATTAAAATATCCTCTGCTTTCAGCATACATCAACTTTTATGATAATGCTGTTGTTCagcttcaaaaaataaaataaaataaacatattttaatcaTTATTAACCTGTCTTTAGAGAGCTTAAGTGTTGTTCTGCTTTTGGCCTACTTTAGTGTCTAGTAAATTTTATTCTCGTATTTCAAATATCAGTTGCATTTTAGCTGCCAGGTGACAGCAAATATTAGTGGCATTCCATAGTTAGGAGCACAtgataaaatgattttttacCTTTCTTGTTCTCATTTATTATTAGTCTTAAGGACGAACTATATTAGAATCAATTCAGTActttctcccttctcttttgTGTCCCTTAAGTCTAgggaaataaatgaacaaaGAAGTTTCTGCTTTAAACAATTCAGTTTTAACCACAAGAACATGAGTCTAGATCTATGTGAAGAACAGTTACCAGAGAGAGAGATGGTCCATTCTGATTAACTATGAATTTTTATCTCTCTTGATTCTTTGCTAATGATCTCAAACCTCCAAATCCATCCACATACCTGACATAAAAGATCTtcagacttttctttttcttctctgagctgTTCTTTGAgagtttcattttcctgttttagtCTTTGTGCTTTCTCCTtcattgtattttcattttcttgagtCTTCATTTCAGCAAGCTGTTGTGACTGCAATAAGGCATTTAAACTCATCATTTCCCCTTGCGTTTCTTGATATGTCTTTTTAAGCTCATTAAGCTCAGATCTCAGCTGGGTTATGGTGCGTCTTTCAGTCTCAGGATCTCTCTTAGCAGTTAGGAACAGCTGGTCACAGTattcttgcttttcctcttgTGGATGACCTTAATGATCAGAAATAATTGAGTTagtaatgtgaaaaaaaaacccacttaaaAATCAGAGCACTAAATCTTGAACAGCATTTTAAGGTTTATTAATAGAAATTGACATAGTAGGCTATTGCACAGCTCAGATTAGAAGCAAACTTTGGTTGAAACAGCTTTCAGTATTTGTAACACATTAAGTCTCCTTACCAATACACTCACTGCATATTGGTAGAAAACACAGTTCTTCTAAGGCATCATGCATTATACTGATACATGGGAATCTGACCCAAAGACACTGGATTCCTACTTCTATTTTTAGGCTCTTTAGCCAAGCTGCTGGCATTACTCCCTCCCCTAAAGATACCCTTGGGGATGTGATAGATTCTACTTCAACCTTTTTGACCAAAGCCAGACCTTCTACTGTCTTTTGCAGACCATCTTTTCCAAATAGTATGCCATCATTTACTTCTAAATAGTAAATAGAAAGGACTATGACAATTCTTTTGATTAAAAGTGCTTGCTTCCTGGGTAGCAACTATTACTTAAACCAGGGTTAGAAAATTTCTGCTTGTAGACCCAAGAAAAGTTTAAtaagtaggaaaaaattaagaggCAGACTGCAAAAATTCATGAGCAATACAAAATATGTGTAGAAGCAGAATgaggaaagcagaatttcatgGGCTTTGCTGATTTTTGGCACTGTAAATTTTGTGACTTTGATAATTTTCCTATTGAAGACTTACCCTAATTATTCAAAGTGTAATTTACTAGGGAGAGTTTCCTGCTTGAATGttctcccttccctcagctATGAACTAAGCCCTATCTTCTCATTAGCAGAACTCCTTTATAGGGCAGTGACATCCTCAGAGAAAGGCCAagtttttccacagaaaaagtTTTCATATATATACTTCCAACTTGTATAGCTAGGTTCTTAGAAACTTGGATTTCTGCTACTGCTAGCTGCTTAAAGAGAAGAACTTTCTTACACCCTGACTTTAAGTCTCCTGGTTGCTCTTGTGGCAAAGCTTTGACTGCAGTAACTCTGTGGAACATTTTCTGGTGAGCTGAGTCTGCTTCCCTCTAAAAATACTGCTCATAGAGTTCTGAACAGCACCGAAACAAGCTTGTGAtgatatttcagtgttttccagaaAGAGTCAAGCAGCAATACAGAAACCAAGCCACTGCCCATGAATTACTAATGGCAAGTCTGTGGGTATGCTCTTACTCCACACAATGTTTGTTCTGTTTAGTGAATTTACCTTGCAGGTCAGTTACAGAATGTATGAAATCAATAATTTGGTAATAAGAAAAGCAAGTCAATGCCTTCTGGTTCTTCTGCTTaatatgattttaattttattaattctgaGAGGGTGTGCCTTATTGAGGAACTGCACAGCAAGGAAGTGAGCTAGAGGTGGCCAGATCGTTATTGTGAAACACTGCTTTGGAGAGGTGCCAAAACCTATCACAGGTTTTCTTGCCCTGTAACAACTGTTCAGCTGAGTAAAGAACATGGCAATCTTGAGtcatttttataatatttattttgaaaaaagtaaatttagaaaaatctgATCCACACCTAGCTAATAAATCCTTAATGCTTCCATTATGACTATTGAAAGTGTACTTTGAAGGATGGGAGACGTACATCTATTTGCCTCAACACTTTCCACAAATAGAGAGGTTGCTAATAGAGTGTCAAGGCTGTTAAAACCATCTTTGAAGTGGATAAGAACAGGAAGTACTCTTGGTCAAATAACATAGATAGATAACAGGAAGCAGAGGAATATTATTTAACCGAGTTTTACCATTAAGCAGCCAAAGCGACGAGAACAAAGTCTTGATTTTAAGTGTGCGagaatttgttttcagaaaatttaattcCATAGATAATTATGGTTTGGGTCACTTGTGGGAGTAAAAATGAAGTTGATACCTTCTGAATTTGATTTAGATTCTTGCTGGCTaactatttctgctttctgttcaaGTTCAAAGATCCTTCCAAGCAGTCCCCTCACATATGCTTCCCGTTGCTGGTCATACAGTAGCCACTGCTGATTTTTCTCAAGAGCCTTCATaacaagaaacagaagaacaacaaaaaagttCTTAAGGCAATTAATcagcttttaaaagtatttgtCTTATGTCTTCAAAATATTAGAAGTTATTAAAGATAAGCTAGATAGGACTGCTGCAAATTGTAGTAATctatacaaaaaataaataaatccatctTCATTTGGAAAGTTAATTCAGGATGCTGAGCATAAGTTAAAACTGCAGCAATGGGAAAATTACTTAAAGAACAAAGGCTTTCATGAGTCATGCCTAGATTATGAAGAATTAACTTTTCAATctcaaatataaattaaaatataaaataacagaccttgaaaatgtaataaaataaaactgtacCATTGCAATTTAATTTGTAAGAACAAGGACATGGATTTTTTAGCTGCTTGGCTCATTGACTTACTcagtttggaagggacctcaggagGTTTCTAATCCAACCACATGCTATCCCAAGCAGTGTCAGGTTCCTAGAGGCTTCTGAGTTGTCAGCAACCACTTTGTTCTGATGTTCTAAGCAAGGTCTTTCAAAGATGATGgaaatcttaattttttcttttgcaagttttttggtttttaaatttaaattattgccTTCTCACAAAATCATTTTAGGGATTATATTTTAGAGAGAAACATACCCTCTGAGGTCCCATACTACCCAAAATATACATGATGATAATTTACATTCTTCTGCATCTCAATAGAGATGGTTGAAATTTACAGGAAACTTACATCTTTCAATTGTCTTTcaatttcagtgctgtttgttGCAGCTTCCTGCGGACAAAGAACAACTTGTTAGTGTTGTTTAAAACAGATGGCTGAAACAGCCAAGCTACTCCTGTACAGCTCTTAATCTCACATAAATAGcataagaatattttaaaaattaaatcagatgcatttaaaaaataaaacagatttgcCTTTTGTGTTTAAAGATGTTTATAGTTGGTTGCTGGTTTTTTTAAGGATCCAAGTTATGTAGAAAGCcatttcagatatttaaaatagaCTCTTCTGCAAAATATGGGACAAAGATTTACATGGAATTTATTCCATAAGTCTGCAATTCATAGTTACATTAAAACATTTCCTAAGGAAACCATAATGTATTTTCTGCTGAACTGCTATCTTGGAAGTCCTGAAGGGTGTTCTGCAAAGAGGTTTTGAAAAACGAAGATATTTAAGGGTATTATTTAAGTACACAAGAAGaagtaaatgtttttttctatttttgtatcCTCATACATTTGATAATGACCCAGACATACAGGAGGAGTTGGGGAAAGCCAGAGACCTTGATGCTTCCCTGAGATAACAGGAAGACTGTGAACATTGGGGAAATCATGCAggcctgtctgcaagcacaAGGACAAAGTGCCTGATTTTCTGAGCCTGATCCCCAGCACAGTGAGTATGACTTATGTATGAGTAGGAGACTTCTTGAGAGCCATCTAAAACTGGACAGCAGTTACACAGTCATGTTTTCTCCCACTCTAACATGTAACTTCTCTGCAGGATACAAAGTGGTTATGAAATT from Camarhynchus parvulus chromosome 6, STF_HiC, whole genome shotgun sequence harbors:
- the CEP55 gene encoding centrosomal protein of 55 kDa; translation: MDAKTAIERIIAKRGLKLGSSRADGGLEKGKREGAAPGKSMEEVATGKGRMTEPERSELLQKILSLEKEKEKYNHLLGEKEREIQNLKDKLRSKTKTSEVSLLQNQLEEKTKEAERREQLLCSLSEEINRLKCNLSAVMAKCSDLENEASSTSQASQEAATNSTEIERQLKDALEKNQQWLLYDQQREAYVRGLLGRIFELEQKAEIVSQQESKSNSEGHPQEEKQEYCDQLFLTAKRDPETERRTITQLRSELNELKKTYQETQGEMMSLNALLQSQQLAEMKTQENENTMKEKAQRLKQENETLKEQLREEKEKSEDLLCQVQLLRKSLLRQEAEHTRIALLEQQIQICTTDLENGKLDRHNLKLELNHVLKELRKAKEKITRLEPLKLRESGHMESQEDLQAVFDKKLTTYDRSPPLKHSSCLDESFLECPKCKVLYPTSQHRELLAHIDFCTA